A window of the Lolium perenne isolate Kyuss_39 chromosome 7, Kyuss_2.0, whole genome shotgun sequence genome harbors these coding sequences:
- the LOC127314897 gene encoding S-norcoclaurine synthase 1 gives MEDTKPRNLGGSLPVPNVQDLAARPEDLPPTLLDRYLRPHPRTVDLLPDAPADEQEHVPVVDLGRLLGQEHGAEEAARLRFACENWGFFQVVNHGIPEETMEEMKRNVMGFFALPLAEKASLAQKPGGIEGYGQAFVVSEEQKLDWADMFYLLTQPPSYRDLHLWPSQPSKFKNCLESYSAEVQKVAGELLRVMAENLGVRDHSDMTRLAATQSTRMNYYPPCPEAHVDRVLGLSPHSDATGLTLLLQVSSVPGLQIRRNGGWLPVMPLPGALLANVGDVIEVFTNGKYKSVEHRAVVNAREQRMSIAAFHSSENGTMYGPLEDIVADQEARYRSISDEEFYKLVVSSELDGKKIMDAMKIS, from the exons ATGGAAGACACCAAGCCTCGGAACCTGGGCGGCTCGCTGCCCGTTCCCAACGTGCAGGACCTCGCCGCCCGGCCTGAAGATCTCCCGCCCACCCTCCTCGACCGTTACCTGCGGCCTCATCCCAGGACGGTGGACCTGCTCCCCGACGCCCCTGCTGACGAACAGGAGCATGTTCCCGTCGTCGACCTCGGCCGGCTCTTGGGTCAGGAACACGGGGCCGAGGAAGCCGCCAGGCTGCGCTTTGCATGCGAGAACTGGGGCTTCTTCCAGGTCGTGAACCACGGGATTCCTGAGGAGACCATGGAGGAGATGAAGAGGAACGTTATGGGATTCTTCGCGCTTCCGCTGGCGGAGAAGGCATCTCTGGCGCAGAAGCCTGGAGGGATCGAGGGGTACGGGCAGGCGTTCGTCGTCTCTGAGGAGCAGAAGCTGGACTGGGCCGACATGTTCTACCTTCTCACCCAGCCGCCCAGCTACCGCGACCTCCACCTTTGGCCGTCCCAGCCCTCCAAATTCAA GAATTGCTTGGAGAGCTACTCTGCGGAGGTGCAGAAGGTGGCCGGCGAGCTGCTCCGGGTCATGGCGGAGAACCTGGGCGTGCGAGACCACTCGGACATGACAAGGCTCGCCGCGACGCAGTCCACGAGGATGAACTACTACCCGCCGTGCCCGGAGGCGCACGTGGACAGAGTGCTGGGCCTGTCACCGCACTCGGACGCCACCGGGCTGACGCTGCTGCTGCAGGTCAGCTCTGTTCCCGGGCTGCAGATCAGGAGGAACGGCGGCTGGCTCCCCGTCATGCCGCTCCCCGGAGCCCTCCTCGCCAACGTCGGCGACGTCATCGAGGTGTTCACCAACGGGAAGTACAAGAGCGTCGAGCACAGAGCGGTAGTCAACGCGCGCGAGCAACGGATGTCCATCGCGGCGTTCCATAGCAGCGAGAACGGCACCATGTACGGGCCGCTGGAGGACATCGTCGCAGACCAGGAGGCGCGGTACAGGAGCATCAGCGACGAGGAGTTTTATAAGCTCGTCGTCTCCAGCGAGCTTGACGGCAAAAAGATCATGGACGCCATGAAGATCAGTTGA